One window from the genome of Drosophila albomicans strain 15112-1751.03 chromosome 2L, ASM965048v2, whole genome shotgun sequence encodes:
- the LOC117564467 gene encoding fibronectin type-III domain-containing protein 3A isoform X3 has protein sequence MPQETEEATTSTTSHRIVFKISANGTSHFYTPLPGFPPGPGPAGNGPPHYHMPAPPPPPTAQQQQQATSTGSTGAAGGTTTSSQSHLHSPHSPSPPNYRDERSQRQHTKLLRKLEKQRELNSAMSTPTHSPSPRRNDINGHHNNNTNNIPMAQHMHNNGRRIAQQQQQQQQQHQLHQQQQQQQLPQQQQQQQQQQQRNGHVPNRGGNSVGTSEDGEDNSSLAAEDEEDYQSSIVEQISAIEKPDVIEVSSRSAKIIWVSPAITDAMLVDLQELRYEVLLSDTGKQCKYKSLYRGEAYECIVQDLQPGQEYLVRLQVHYKQLQGSVSEPTEFKTPACEPDQPLAPKLVSRTKNSINLRWTAPSYNGAFIQHYLLEYDEGRGNALQFVELAKTKTKHYLISKLQPTTVYSFRLAAVNEVGQSLYSPVISYSTAGNPPTAPKAPQLQACTASSLRLVWERRAQDGDFLLQLQDLESGHGYMNSYKGSDTHYDCLQLRRATSYQFRLRAENDAGVSPWSAEVSYNTAAERPGRPGKPHAKGKLHGTHFKARWEAPADTGGADILRYHLELSAGANFERIYTGSETEAMCERLQPGTTYQLRACCEGPAGQSPFSDIGNVTTEAVTPTAPPPPHCDAPPTPYAALLRLNQPEYNGGAPVLEFETQMRQLDEATPKSVYRGKQDYFVAQQLQPGCIYEVQARAINRIGAGNWSQWMRFTAAAAPPGAPEALQVLVKSATHLSVSWQPPQVTNGSAVSGYNLQSASQQCEEPEAEPSSTQFHGCYQGAQTNVELRNLLPYTRYYLRAQAINAAGSGPATEVVCVSTPAAVPGAPQMQGYEFTAQEVTLNWTQPATHGSEICSYNIEYGERTIATPDACTRYTVVDLTPETSYKFRVQAVNAIGAGAFSAYAKLTTQPAPPSPPRLECSGAGHNYIKLKWNGNNSVSSAPGVDFTKYFVEMYVARAKQFQSVYAGTNSMCKIHKLQERSSYTFRIYAHTDRAGDGDYSEEYVFATTATLPANIKAPRVVPDSSVCVMDQAGQLAMQLTLEWQHSKNSFHDRVEYQLQYAVVTAELDALESPKTRGTNDSNVAPIALSNQEYRQLYRGPETKFTIDNLAAGTCYQFRVCAVRVTSSGELFPGQPSTALRYRVPNELTASPLACHHLHGANAAAAPAQQRNSRKLSASNGSNINGLRSVSASAISGSCGVGADPQAISRLQNELSGGGGSATFNACGDPLHHHHHHHHHHQHPHQHTHQACPVELATGNGNGNGNAASAASIAPSSTLQLRGNSVAAHHMHHQHHLHHSHMHHSHYAHASVGAGASSGNGGNGSGSNSSASSSSYSYNSLAHGGAVRRVISKLTALYYNRKRLTDQQKAVFFVVSFVFVTFLVAMLVHMLWG, from the exons ATGCCGCAGGAAACCGAAGAAGCGACCACGTCAACAACAAGCCATAGAATTGTGTTTAAA ATAAGCGCCAATGGCACTTCGCATTTCTATACGCCCTTGCCTGGCTTCCCACCTGGACCAGGACCAGCTGGCAATGGACCACCCCACTATCATATGCCagcgccgccgccgccaccaacagcgcagcagcagcagcaggccaCGTCCACAGGCAGCACAGGAGCGGCAGGAGGAACAACAACGTCATCACAGTCGCATTTACATTCCCCGCACTCGCCATCGCCGCCCAACTACAGAGACGAGCGCAGCCAGCGGCAGCACACGAAGCTGCTGCGCAAGTTGGAAAAGCAGCGCGAGCTGA ACTCTGCCATGTCCACGCCCACGCATTCGCCATCGCCACGACGCAACGACATCAATGgacatcacaacaacaacaccaacaacattcCAATGGCACAACACATGCACAACAATGGACGTCGTAtagcgcagcaacaacaacagcagcagcaacaacatcaactgcatcagcagcagcaacaacaacagcttccacaacagcaacaacaacaacaacaacaacagcagcgcaaTGGCCACGTTCCTAATCGCGGTGGCAACTCTGTGGGCACCTCAGAGGATGGTGAAGACAACTCGAGCTTGGCCGCCGAAGATGAGGAAGACTATCAGTCGTCGATTGTCGAACAAATCTCGGCCATTGAGAAACCCGATGTTATCGAAGTCAGTTCGAGGTCGGCGAAAATCATTTGGGTATCGCCAGCGATCACAGATGCCATGCTGGTGGATCTGCAGGAGCTGCGCTACGAGGTGCTGCTCAGCGACACGGGCAAACAGTGCAAATACAAGAGTCTCTATCGAGGCGAGGCATACGAGTGCATTGTGCAAGATCTGCAGCCAGGCCAGGAGTATCTGGTGCGTCTGCAGGTGCACTACAAGCAGCTCCAGGGGAGCGTCAGCGAACCCACCGAGTTCAAGACTCCCGCCTGCGAACCAGATCAACCTCTTGCCCCCAAACTGGTGTCGCGCACCAAGAATTCGATCAATCTACGCTGGACAGCGCCCTCCTACAATGGCGCCTTCATCCAGCACTATCTGCTGGAGTATGACGAGGGAAGGGGCAATGCGCTACAGTTTGTGGAACTGGCCAAAACGAAGACCAAACACTATTTGATTAGCAAGCTGCAACCGACCACCGTTTACAGTTTTCGTCTGGCCGCCGTCAACGAGGTGGGCCAGTCGCTGTACTCGCCAGTGATTAGCTACAGCACTGCGGGCAATCCACCCACAGCGCCCAAGGCTCCCCAGCTGCAGGCATGCACGGCGAGCTCGCTGCGCCTGGTGTGGGAACGTCGGGCCCAAGACGGCGACtttctgctgcagctgcaggaCCTCGAATCGGGTCATGGCTACATGAACAGCTACAAGGGCAGCGACACACACTACGATTGCCTGCAGCTGCGACGCGCCACCAGCTATCAGTTTCGATTGCGCGCCGAGAACGATGCGGGCGTCTCGCCCTGGTCCGCCGAGGTCAGCTACAACACAGCCGCGGAGCGTCCTGGGCGACCGGGCAAACCGCATGCCAAAGGCAAGCTGCATGGCACACACTTTAAGGCGCGCTGGGAGGCGCCTGCGGACACTGGTGGCGCCGACATCTTGCGCTATCACCTGGAGTTGAGTGCGGGCGCCAATTTTGAGCGCATCTATACTGGCAGCGAAACGGAAGCGATGTGCGAGCGTCTGCAGCCGGGCACCACGTACCAGTTGCGTGCCTGCTGCGAAGGACCTGCTGGTCAGAGTCCCTTCTCGGACATTGGCAACGTGACCACCGAGGCGGTGACGCCCACAGCGCCACCTCCACCGCATTGCGATGCGCCGCCCACGCCTTATGCGGCGCTGTTACGCCTCAATCAGCCGGAGTACAATGGCGGTGCCCCGGTGCTGGAGTTTGAGACGCAAATGCGTCAGCTGGACGAGGCGACGCCCAAGAGCGTGTATCGCGGCAAACAGGACTATTTTGTggcacaacaactgcagccCGGCTGCATCTATGAGGTGCAAGCGCGTGCCATCAATCGCATTGGCGCTGGCAACTGGTCGCAATGGATGCGTTTCACAGCAGCCGCCGCACCTCCCGGCGCACCTGAAGCCCTGCAAGTGCTGGTGAAATCGGCCACACACTTGAGCGTCAGCTGGCAGCCACCACAGGTGACAAATGGTTCCGCGGTGAGCGGTTACAATTTGCAGAGTGCCAGTCAGCAGTGTGAGGAACCCGAAGCGGAGCCATCGAGCACACAGTTCCATGGCTGCTACCAGGGAGCCCAGACGAATGTGGAGCTGCGCAATCTATTGCCCTACACACGCTACTATCTGCGTGCGCAGGCGATCAATGCCGCCGGCTCGGGGCCAGCCACCGAGGTGGTTTGCGTCTCAACGCCAGCTGCTGTTCCCGGTGCACCACAGATGCAGGGCTACGAGTTCACTGCGCAAGAAGTGACACTCAACTGGACACAGCCGGCGACGCATGGCAGCGAGATCTGCAGCTATAACATTGAGTACGGCGAGCGTACGATTGCCACGCCAGATGCCTGCACCCGTTACACCGTTGTGGATCTAACGCCCGAGACGAGCTACAAGTTCCGTGTGCAGGCGGTGAATGCCATCGGTGCGGGAGCCTTTAGTGCCTATGCCAAGTTGACAACGCAACCGGCGCCGCCTTCGCCGCCACGTCTGGAGTGCAGCGGTGCGGGACACAATTACATCAAGCTCAAGTGGAACGGCAACAACTCGGTATCATCGGCGCCTGGAGTCGACTTTACCAAGTACTTTGTGGAGATGTATGTGGCGCGTGCCAAGCAATTCCAGAGCGTCTATGCGGGCACCAATAGCATGTGCAAGATCCACAAGCTGCAGGAGCGCAGCAGCTACACATTCCGCATCTATGCGCACACCGATCGTGCCGGCGATGGTGACTACTCCGAGGAGTACGTCTTTGCCACCACTGCCACGCTGCCGGCAAATATTAAAGCACCTCGCGTCGTGCCCGACAGCAGTGTCTGTGTGATGGATCAGGCCGGACAGCTGGCGATGCAGCTGACACTCGAGTGGCAGCACTCGAAGAACAGCTTCCACGATCGTGTCGAGTATCAGTTGCAGTATGCAGTGGTCACCGCTGAACTGGATGCCCTCGAGTCGCCCAAGACGCGTGGCACGAACGACAGCAACGTAGCGCCCATTGCGCTGAGCAATCAGGAGTATCGACAACTCTATCGCGGTCCCGAGACCAAGTTCACCATTGACAATCTGGCTGCGGGCACCTGTTACCAGTTTCGTGTCTGCGCTGTGCGTGTCACATCATCGGGCGAGCTGTTCCCCGGCCAGCCGTCGACAGCGCTGCGCTATCGTGTGCCCAACGAGCTGACGGCCAGCCCCTTGGCCTGCCATCATTTGCATGGCGCTAATGCAGCGGCTGCGCCCGCCCAGCAGCGCAACAGTCGGAAATTGTCGGCGAGCAATGGCTCCAACATTAATGGATTGCGTTCGGTGAGTGCGTCGGCCATCAGCGGCAGCTGCGGCGTTGGCGCCGATCCTCAGGCGATTAGTCGCCTGCAGAATGAGCTATctggtggcggtggcagtgCAACGTTCAATGCATGCGGCGATCCACtgcatcatcaccatcatcaccaccatcatcatcagcatccgCATCAGCATACGCATCAGGCGTGTCCCGTTGAACTGGCCAccggcaatggcaatggcaacggcaacgcagcatcagcagcatccATAGCACCATCCTCCACACTGCAGTTGCGCGGCAATAGCGTGGCCGCGCATCATAtgcatcatcaacatcatttGCATCACTCGCACATGCATCATTCACACTATGCGCACGCCTCGGTCGGTGCTGGAGCGAGCAGTGGCAACGGTGGcaatggcagtggcagcaacagcagcgccagcagcagcagctacagctacaacaGTCTGGCACATGGCGGAGCAGTGCGTCGGGTCATCTCTAAGCTGACGGCACTCTACTACAATCGCAAGCGATTGACGGATCAACAGAAGGCGGTCTTCTTTGTGGTCTCCTTTGTGTTTGTCACCTTCCTGGTCGCCATGCTGGTGCACATGCTCTGGGGCTAG
- the LOC117565215 gene encoding transient receptor potential-gamma protein produces MMEEENTIRPHQEIRQLTLEEKKFLLAVERGDMAGTRRMLQWAQDTDNINVNCVDPLGRTALLMAIDNENLEMVELLINYNVDTKDALLHSISEEFVEAVEVLLDHENVTFQTEGNHSWESASEETSTFTPDITPLILAAHRDNYEIIKILLDRGAVLPMPHDVRCGCDECVQSRQEDSLRHSRSRINAYRALASPSLIALSSKDPILTAFELSWELRRLSFLEHEFKNEYQELRKQCQDFATALLDHTRTSHELEILLNHDPTGPVYEHGERMHLNRLKLAIKLRQKKFVAHSNVQQLLASIWYEGLPGFRRKNMALQAVDIIRIGILFPIFSLAYILAPYSSIGQTMRKPFIKFICHSASYFTFLFLLMLASQRIESFIGSWFWSDTSTLNQLNNPTDELQLPTKRGAKPTFIEWLILAWVSGLIWSEVKQLWDVGLQEYLNDMWNVIDFVTNSLYVATVALRVVSFFQVQKEMIFNSQATDLPRERWDTWDPMLISEGLFSAANIFSSLKLVYIFSVNPHLGPLQVSLSRMVMDIMKFFFLYVLVLFAFGSGLNQLLWYYADLEKKRCPEVSPSLLLHMNGTNDPNACIVWRRFSNLFETTQTLFWAVFGLIDLDSFELDGIKIFTRFWGMLMFGTYSVINIVVLLNLLIAMMNHSYQLISERADVEWKFARSKLWISYFEEGGTCPPPFNIIPTPKSIWYAIKWMRRVFCSGSSAARREHLKTIRRKAQQASDRDFKYQQIMRNLVRRYVTVEQRKAESQGVTEDDVNEIKQDISAFRCELVEILKNSGMDTNVTAGQGGGGGGKKNRQKERRLMKGFNIAPPGSTGSLAPVAEFSTSLDNYDNQHEILSSTLSTLFTPNFMHRRQHTTTDTVVGVDSPTSPTQGGNVATTSVPPATNKYNKTTLKYNKRIAGHKKRWGTLIEAAKVGNVSKMLGRSKSEDSVCNSLQNSTPVHGQVRVTYAQNSPQHSYGYYAGEPTAAVATPPYPTPPAATAAAAAPAPAPSNTHTHMGVGAHFFHTTTGLTAIAALKRKRKKFSSSKNICPVTESIAAANAAELLNDKTLKRVSSYPAATAEGGVPHKDPAQVLRPRRHEQTQSQHDSVETSTEFTMSIDPSNTSVNSREPLISNSCVSTMGAIG; encoded by the exons ATGATGGAGGAGGAGAATACTATAAGGCCGCATCAGGAGATCCGACAGCTGACGCTGGAGGAGAAGAAGTTCCTGCTGGCCGTGGAGCGTGGCGATATGGCGGGCACACGGCGAATGCTACAATGGGCCCAGGACACAGACAACATCAATGTGAACTGTGTGGATCCATTGGGCAGAACGGCTCTGCTGATGGCCATCGATAATGAGAACCTGGAGATGGTGGAGCTGCTCATTAACTACAATGTGGACACCAAGGATGCGCTGTTGCACTCCATTTCCGAAGAGTTTGTCGAGGCTGTCGAGGTGTTGCTCGATCACGAGAATGTCACCTTTCAGACCGAGGGCAATCAC AGCTGGGAGTCCGCTTCGGAGGAAACATCCACTTTTACGCCAGATATCACACCTCTCATCCTGGCCGCACATCGAGACAACTACGAGATCATCAAGATTCTACTCGATCGTGGCGCCGTGTTGCCCATGCCACATGACGTACGCTGTGGCTGCGATGAGTGCGTGCAGTCGCGTCAGGAGGATTCGTTGCGACACTCACGATCTCGGATTAATGCCTATCGTGCGCTGGCCAGTCCCAGTCTCATAGCTCTGTCCTCCAAGGATCCCATACTAACCGCCTTCGAGCTGTCCTGGGAGCTGCGTCGTCTCAGCTTTCTGGAGCATGAATTTAAG AACGAATACCAGGAGCTGCGCAAGCAGTGCCAGGACTTTGCCACAGCTCTACTCGATCACACTCGCACCTCGCACGAGCTGGAGATACTGCTGAACCATGATCCCACTGGACCTGTCTACGAGCACGGCGAACGCATGCATCTCAATCGCCTCAAGCTGGCCATAAAACTGCGCCAAAAGAAG TTTGTGGCCCACTCGAAtgtgcaacagctgctggcgAGCATTTGGTACGAGGGTTTGCCGGGTTTCAGGCGCAAGAATATGGCATTGCAGGCAGTGGACATCATACGCATTGGCATTTTGTTTCCCATCTTCTCGTTGGCCTACATCCTGGCACCCTACTCCAGCATTGGGCAGACAATGCGCAAACCCTTCATCAAGTTCATTTGCCACAGCGCCTCGTACTTCACATTTCTGTTCCTGCTGATGCTCGCCTCACAGCGCATCGAGAGCTTCATTGGCAGCTGGTTCTGGTCGGACACGAGCACGCTCAACCAGCTCAATAATCCAACGGatgagctgcagctgccgacGAAACGTGGCGCCAAACCAACCTTCATTGAGTGGCTAATACTCGCCTGGGTGAGCGGACTCATCTGGAGTGAGGTGAAGCAACTGTGGGATGTCGGTTTGCAGGAGTATCTCAATGACATGTGGAACGTGATTGATTTCGTGACCAATTCGTTATATGTGGCAACAGTTGCGCTGCGTGTTGTCTCCTTCTTTCAG GTTCAAAAGGAAATGATCTTCAACTCGCAGGCAACTGATTTGCCGCGTGAGCGTTGGGACACCTGGGATCCAATGCTCATATCCGAGGGCCTCTTTAGTGCGGCAAACATTTTCAGTAGCCTCAAGCTGGTGTACATCTTCTCGGTGAACCCACACTTGGGACCACTGCAAGTGTCGCTGTCGCGCATGGTCATGGACATCATGAAGTTCTTTTTCCTCTATGTTCTGGTGCTCTTTGCCTTTGGCAGTGGTCTCAATCAGCTGCTCTG GTACTATGCGGATTTGGAGAAGAAACGCTGTCCGGAGGTCTCGCCCAGCCTGCTGCTGCACATGAATGGCACTAACGATCCCAATGCCTGCATTGTCTGGCGACGTTTCTCTAA CCTTTTTGAGACCACGCAGACCTTGTTTTGGGCCGTCTTTGGCCTCATCGATTTGGACAGCTTTGAGTTGGATGGCATCAAGATCTTTACACGCTTCTGGGGCATGCTCATGTTTGGCACCTATTCGGTCATCAATATTGTGGTGCTGCTCAATCTGCTGATTGCCATGATGAATCACTCCTATCAGCTCATATCG GAACGTGCTGATGTGGAGTGGAAATTTGCCAGATCGAAGTTGTGGATCAGCTACTTTGAGGAAGGCGGCACCTGTCCACCGCCTTTCAACATAATTCCCACGCCCAAGTCCATTTGGTATGCCATCAAATGGATGCGTCGTGTCTTCTGCAGTGGCTCCTCCGCCGCTCGACGCGAGCATCTCAAAACCATACGC CGCAAGGCTCAGCAGGCTAGTGATCGGGACTTCAAGTATCAGCAGATCATGCGCAATCTGGTGAGGCGGTATGTGACCGTGGAGCAGCGCAAAGCAGAGTCTCAGGGTGTCACTGAGGACGATGTGAATGAGATCAAACAGGATATTTCCGCCTTCCGCTGCGAGCTAGTCGAGATACTCAAGAACAGCGGCATGGACACCAATGTGACAGCTGGCCAAGGAGGAG GTGGAGGCGGCAAGAAGAATCGCCAGAAGGAGCGTCGTCTGATGAAGGGCTTCAATATTGCGCCACCTGGTTCCACTGGCTCCTTGGCACCTGTGGCTGAGTTCTCCACATCGCTGGACAACTACGACAATCAGCACGAGATACTCAGCTCCACGTTGTCCACACTCTTCACGCCCAATTTTATGCATCGTCGCCAGCACACGACCACAGACACCGTAGTGGGCGTGGATTCGCCCACTTCGCCTACCCAAGGTGGCAATGTGGCAACGACGTCAGTGCCGCCTGCAACCAACAAGTACAACAAGACCACGCTGAAGTATAACAAACGCATTGCGGGCCACAAGAAACGTTGGG GCACACTCATTGAGGCCGCCAAGGTGGGCAATGTCAGCAAGATGCTGGGACGCTCCAAATCTGAGGATTCTGTTTGCAATTCCTTGCAGAACTCGACGCCTGTGCATGGCCAGGTGCGTGTCACCTATGCCCAGAACTCGCCCCAGCACAGCTATGGCTACTACGCTGGCGAACCAACTGCAGCGGTTGCAACTCCGCCGTATCCAACAcctccagcagcaacagcagcagcagcagctcctgcTCCGGCGccaagcaacacacacacacacatgggcGTGGGAGCTCACTTCTTTCACACGACCACCG GTTTAACGGCCATTGCTGCTCTGAAGCGCAAGCGTAAAAAGTTCTCGTCGAGCAAGAACATTTGTCCGGTTACCGAGTCCATTGCAGCGGCCAATGCAGCGGAGCTGCTCAACGACAAG ACGCTCAAGCGCGTCTCCAGCTATCCGGCAGCCACAGCGGAGGGCGGTGTGCCACACAAGGATCCCGCCCAAGTGCTGAGACCGCGTCGACACGAACAAACACAGAGCCAGCATGATTCGGTGGAGACCTCAACGGAGTTCACCATGTCCATTGATCCATCGAACACGTCTGTTAATTCTCGAGAGCCGCTGATCAGCAACAGCTGCGTCTCCACGATGGGCGCCATTGGTTGA